TTAAGATTAAAGCTTTCCCCTGCTTTGGCGAAAACACTACAACTGGTATCGGCACTACTACAGACTCCCGAGCCCCCAGACGAATTTTCAGCTGTTATGGTCAGATATTTAGGGAAACTCACGAAATTCTCTGCACCTCTAAGCTCTAACCCTAATTCATCTCCAGTTCCGACATATTTTGCATTCAACTGTAAATGACCTGCATCATCATAATTGAGATTGAATTTCGTTTGACCGTTACTATCAAACGCTAAATTATAATTTGTCGCCACTAACTCACTGGTGCCAAGATCCGTATCACTTCCCGTCACATCAACAGATACTTTAGGGCTTCCGACCAAATCTGCTCCTGGGTCTAAATACTGATTCCAAAGGGCGACACTCTTTGTCACTCCCCCAAAGCCGACATCACATTTAGTATTGCTGTCTCCCTGCTTGACAGCACTAAGCGTGACTTCAACGGATTCAGCGGCATACTTGTCTGGCATATCGATAACAAAACCGCTATCAGAAAAGACTAAATTACAGTTCTGGTCGCTCCAGCTGCCACTACCAATTTGGCATAAATTAGTAGAGAAAGGACGAGCCGGAGGGTTTGACCCCACCACATCTAACTTGATACTGCCTGGAGAATGTTTCCGTATAAAAAAGGTCTCAGAGCCACCAGTAATGGTTTGGGTTATTCCCCCTTCCCAGCCTCCTCCTCCAGGAACGACGGAGGGAGATAAGGTAATGCTGACAGGGTCAGTGTATAACTCCGTACAGCTTTCATTTTTACATGCCTTAATGGTGACTTGTGATTTGTTGCATGTAATGCCTTGCCCAGTGTGGGTAATACGAAAATGATCGATTTGCTCTTCTATGGGGCGTGATTTAAACGCACAAACTTGGAAGTTATCAATCTCGTGGATATTGGTCACACTGCCTGTCGAGCCAGTAATAGAGAGTAAGAAATCATCCGGTACCGCTGCCTGATTATATTGACTATCTAAAACATTAATTGGCCCGACAATGGATTGCCAGCTACCGCTCCCTATCTTACGTGATATCTCTACCTGCGATTCATTGGTGATCCGTGAATCCACCACAATTTTATAACGATGTACCGCCCCAGAATTATTGTTATCCACGGTTGGCGACAAACAGTCACCATTCTGATTCGTTTGGCCATTGTTACATGCACCCGCTAAATAACGATAACCCGTTTCACCGACACCAGAGCCACGCATCGCAACAGATTGACGTCGCCTTCCTGGTTCACTGCCTTGGCCACCTTCATTGGAGAAGTTACCATATTCATCAATCCCCACGCCGAGCCATCCACCAGCAAACCCCGGCTCATTGGGTTTAAAACCATAACCTAGAGGGCCACCAAACGCGCCTGCTCTCGGCGTAACTAGTGCATCGGAAAGCACAACACCAATACCATCCGCGCCGGAACCATTATAGGCAAAATGATCAAACTCTATTTCAACCAAGTTATCCTTAGCAGGGAATAGACGCTGATAAGTCGACGACGTCGCTTGATCTTGCACCGCTTGAGTAAAACGCAATCGACTGCTGATCACACCTGGCATGAAAGAACCACTGCTGGTCGACGTCACCCAGAGATTAGATAGTGAGCCTGAATTGAAATCATCACTAAAACACTCCAAAGGAACGCTTGATGTGTCACACATACCGATAAGATTAGCGCTTTCTATCGCATCGGGCTCAACCGTTACCGTGCTGTTACCCGTTGTGACTAGCGCGCCTCCAGCAGCAAGAGCCCCTGATATTTGTGCATTACCCGCGACCTGAACGCTTCCCGCGACATACAAAATGCCATTGATTTTGTTCTGACCAGCAAGCTGCAAGCTACCTGCCACATAAATAAACAAATCTTCCGGATCACCATCAAGGTTTAACTCAGCATTCGTTAGTTGGAGAGAATCAAAATACAAACGAGTCGTTGAACCATTGGTGCTGAGTTCAACGCTATTTTGAAATCGACCAGAGTTATAACTGTAATCGCCAGGTGTAAAGTCACTCGTTCTTAATGTAAAGCCTTGCCAACAAAGATTACTTCCTCCAAAGCGGAAACAGTCAAGATTACCAAGCTTATTATTAATAACGTCCGATGGTGGAACTAAGCCATTACCGGAATGATTTCCAGAGGGAGGATCAGTAAAGATGTCTGTACATTGAGGTACAGCATAAGCGTAAAATGGTATCATTAGACCAATCACGAAAAAAACAATGTTCCTCATCATTTTCATTGCCTGACTCCTACCTCAATGACTCTTTGCAGTTGCCACCCTCCCACTTGGCACAATCCTGTTGAAACCAATTGAAAGACCTCAACATTATTATCCAGCGTTCCCAAAGAGGTACATGTCACCGAGGCCGAGCACTGAGATAAACCAGCCCCCGAAAAACGAATCGTTTGCGCGGCCCCGACCTGACAGCTACCGTCAGTAACGGTCTGATAAAAACGGCTAATTTCTATCTGTGCCGCAGAGCGTGCCGCCATTTCTGCTCTGGTTCCAATAACTGATGCAATCAGTTGATCACTACTACGCTCTTGATTTCGATTGGCGATGGCCGCCACAAACCCCACCACTACAACAATGATGAAGATCACCAGAAGCAGCCCACTCCCGTTTTGACTACGGCGTGTTGTAGATAAGTGCATCATGATCAAACCTTATTTGTTCTCCATTATCAGAAAACGTAAGCTCCATCTTCACCAAACCGTTGCGTTGCAGTTGAGGTGAAGCAACAACAAAATTCACTGCAGCGAGATTCCCCGCGATCCTAACCCCCTGACCAAGCAATGCAGGATCTAACGTCGCTCTATCTAGAGCATAGTTGGAATACCTCAATAGCTCAGTGCCAACCAAGCAAAATGCGACGGGATCACGGTAGAAATACAAACGATCCGCAGGGCTCAATGTAGTAAAACCTGCACTGACCGTTAAATTGACATTCACCATGGAAGTCATCGCTCCACTGGCACTAAAATCAACATCTGTACTCACTTGGGCAATTTGGCCAACACCACTAATATTCTGCCTCAGCTCTGCCGCGTCTGTTGGGTACACCACAACACGTTCCCCGGCACTGATACTTTTCACAACAGGGAGCACTCGAATGGAGGCTGACGTAGCCGCAACGGTGGGTAGATCCATGTATATAGCACTGTTTGTGATCGGCAAAATTTCAATGCAGTTATTCGCGACCACGACACTGTTGGGAATGGCTTCTCTAATCTCTCGACGTAGCCTTTCAGTAGCAAAGCGCCCTTGCTGAATCAAAGCTTCACGATTAGATGAGTCTGAGTAAAGTACCAATGATTGACGCACCACTTCACCGACAAACAGCCCAACAATGCCTAACAAAGTGATGGAAATAACCATTTCAATCAGAGTAAAACCGCGCATCAAAAATTCCCTTTTGTCGCTGAAAATGGATAAGTGTTCCCCTGACGATCAGTAATGGTAACGGTAATTCGCTTATAATGTGTCCTGGTGAGAGATTCTACGCCTTGCATGGTGCCACCGATATCCTGCTCATAGAAGACAATAATGGCGACGTTATAACCTTGATACTCGCCACTAATATCAACACCCAGCACATCTTGAACGGCACCGTTCAGGCCATCAAAGTCGTCGACATCATTGTATAAGGTTTTATTTGTCTCCCCGAATCGGGACCAAGGGCGGTAGCATCTGTACATAAATCTCGGTCGATAGTCGCAACGAGAACACATTCGGGTAAACCACCATTTGGCCCAGAATTGTGATCAAAATTACGGCCCAACACCTCATCCAACACCGCGCGGCCTAACTCCGCCGCTTTCACCGATGAAACCTGCTCAGCACTTTGTTTACCTTTAGGAAACAGCGCAATCGATACACCACTGATCGCGATGCCCATAATCACGATAACGATCACCATTTCCAATAACGAAAAACCGTTATGTCTAGCAGCTTGTCGGGTTCGCAAAAATCCCCCCTTCTGAATTAATACAAATAAATCGACGAGTACCAGACTGCCCTTGAATAGTAATGGTGCAAGAAGCTGAAGAACACTGAGATGGACGTCCTAGACTGTCAAAATCAATAAAGTTACCTGAGCTGATTGTTAATGACACACCATCTTCGTTAGCGTCAACAAAACTACTGTCGCTGGTGTCAGTAGGAAACGTCGTTGTACATGCACCAGACACGATGGATGCCGCCATATCAATCGCTTGATTTCCATTGACAATCCAACGCCCGCATAAACTACTGCGATTCATCGCTCTCAGCTGAGTTAAGCGCAGTGACGATAAAACGGCTTCTTCCATTAATTGTGCATCAAAACTGCTTTTGCCCACGTAACGACTAGCAGCATAGACTGAAACCACAGCAAGCAACACAATAACTATAATAAGCTCAATTAACGTAAAGCCTCGACAAGGCTTAGCATTCATAAATTACCTAAGTAGTTAATTTCTTGTTTGATTATAAATTAGAAAAACCATTAATGAGGGTGTTCTAGGTAGGTTTTGAGAGGAAATGAGAAATTAATCAGATGTCTAAGAAAAGAAAGGCCAGCGTTGCTGGCCTTTCTTTAATAATTAGTTACAACCACCTGTAGCTACGGTTGTCGAAGCCGCACTCGCAACAGCAGTCCCTGTGGCCTGCGTGTAAGTAACAGCACATGTTGCATCGGTAGAGCCACTGAAGCCATAGGTAATACTAGTATTTGCAACACTTGTCACAACGCTCCAATCACTATCAAGGCCGACAACTGCCGCTCCGATACCACCAGTTGTCGCCAGCGGGTAACCATAAATTGTCAAAACGCCTTCCACTGCGGTCCCAGCAGCGGCGCTCGCCGTTTCTCGGCCATCAATAACAGCTTTGCCATACACAATGCCAGCAGCACCATCAATAGCACCTTTAAGGCCTTGTAAAGATGCTTCTCGTGCATCTCCTTGTAGGTTAAGAAAACGAGGTGCTGCAGTGACTGCCAGAATACCGAGAATAACAATCACCACCACCAATTCGATTAGGGTGAAACCGCCTTGTTTTTTCATAGTCTCTATCTCTCTATCTAAAGATCCGCAGTTTTACTGCAATGTCACGGTCACACGACCAGTTTTAATCTCATAAACAAACTGATGACCCGAGCTACCTTCTTTCTGAATATAGGTACAAGTATCGTTTGAATCATCAGCTTGTGCTGAATACTTTACATTAGAATTCGTATTCGAGTTTGTAACAGTGTCCACCTTAGGTGGGTTTTGAAGCAAACTTTCCATTAAATCTATACACATCTGATCCGTAAGGCTGGTTGGAAAACTGACATTGTCTGTGTTCAAACCGTAAGGGTAACCATCGCGAAACCCCGTATCCGCATTGCTGCTATTTTTCGAGCGAGTCAGCCAGAAATCGACACCGTCATAATCAACCCGGTTGTACGATTCTGAGCTTATTGTCAACGATGGACGAGCCTCCGCTTCCCATTGAGCGCGAGCTGAAAGCACTCCAGTCGCAAAACCACCGGCAACCCCCTCTACGCTGGCTTTCTTTGCTTCGTCAGTCACATCTAAAAAGCGAGGTAAAGCGGCCACCGCCAGTAACCCGACAACGACAATGACAACGACAAGCTCAACTAACGAAAAACCAAACTGCCTATTATGCATAATTACAAACTCGCTATTTAGTACAACGTATTATACGAGATATCTACGATATAACCATCACAAATATGTCAATAAAATCAAGTTGATGAAAAGCCGACACTCACAGTAAACGTATTGTCCACCAGTTGTATATGAATCGATTTACCCTGAGTATAAATATAGTCACATTGGTAATTATTTAATTCAGAGCGATTAACCACCTTGAGTGGTATTGAATCCAAAATGCTCAACTTCGGGTATAATAGTGAAAGCCAAGACATACACTGCTTATTCTTTTCAGATATTTTTGGCAATACCCAACCTGTCTCAGAAAATACCAAGCTTTGATTTTCCACAATCAAGCGTTCTCGCTGCCCTTTCAACATCCATTGCTGTTTATAATAGCTCGCTCTTTCTATTATCCGCTTACTGGCCAGTAAAAAAGCAGCGTCATCAACATCCTGCTCTAATTTTTCCAGCACCAAAACAAAGCTGAGCAATAAAATAATAATAGTCGACAACCAGACGACTAACCTTGAGCGTTGTATGCCACCCGCCATATTAACCTTGAATAGCGTCTAGCATGCCCCACATTGGCAGGAATATGCCCAGTGCAAGAATTAATACCATACCTGCTACTACGACTAATAATATAGGCTCTATTCTGGCTGTCAGCGTTTTCAAGTCATAGTCCACTTCACGATCATAAAAATCCGCTGCTTCAAGCAAAAGCTCATCAATTCGTCCGGTTTCTTCTCCAACGGATAGCATCTGCAGCACCAACGGCGTAAACACCTGACTATTACTCGCTGTGGTTGAGATAGTTCCCCCTGCTTCAATGGACGACTTCATCTCTAAAAGACGGTTTTCTAAATATTTGTTTTCTAAAGCTTCTGCAGAGAGTGCCAGTGACTGGTTCAGAGGAACCCCCGCTTTGAGCATCAGTGCAAAAGTACGAGAAAATCGTGATAGCTGAGCACGATTCACTAAATCGCCAATGATTGGCATGCGTAAGCGAAATTTGTCCCACTTTTCCTCGCCAGTTGCCGTTCTTACCCATGCCTTAAAAGCAAATATCAGACTGACAATCCCCGCCAGCATAAAGGCCCAATAGTTGACAAAGAAGTCAGATGTCGCGATCAGAATTCGGGTGGGCAGGGGCAGATCAACGCCAAAGCGAGCAAACATACTGGTAAACTGTGGAATCACCTTAACATTGAGAACAAACAGCGCAACGAGAATAAAACTGATCACAAACGTCGGATAACGCATCGCTGTTTTAATACGTTTACGTGTTTCCACCTCCTGCTCATAATAATTAGCCAGCTGCATAAGGGCCTGATCCAGTCGGCCTGTGTTTTCGCCAACATTGATCATGGAAACAAACAACGGACTAAACACTTTAGAATGCATTTGCATGGATGCCGACAAGCTGCGTCCATTGGTCAGCTCTTGCGTCACTTCTTCTAGTGCCTGTTTCAACTGCTTATTGGCGCTGTTTTGGGTTAACCCCTTCATTGAACGTAATAAAGGGACCCCCGCCTTCGTCAAGCTATAGAGTTGACGACAAAAAATAACCAGCACTTCGAGAGGAACCGACGGCTTAAATAGAGCTCCGAAATCCGCGCTAAACGCACTCCCACCACTTCTACCTAGTGTGATAGCCGTAGGAATTACGCCTTTGTTGATCAAAGACTCTGCAGCCGCTTCTTCATTTGGGGCTTCTACCTGCCCAGTCGCGGCTGTACCGTCTATGTTGCGTCCCTGATAACTAAATACTGGCATGGCTCATCCTATAGATAGATGGCTTCAACAGACCCAGACGCATCACCTTCGCCGAGGTTCATCACTTCATCTAGGCTCACTACTCCCTGCAATGCAAGCTCCATTGCCGACGCAAGCAAAGGTTTATAACTGTCAGACTGGCGGGCAACGGCTGAAAAACCCACTGCGTCATTGGCCCTAAGCTTATCCATCATATCCTGTTCGAGTTCGAGCATCTCAAAAACACCAATCCGGCCTTGGTAACCGGTGAGATTACAGTTTTGGCATCCACGCCCTTTAACAAAAGCAGCGTGTTCTTGATTAGGAAACGCTGCGCTAACCACTGTTTACGAGCATCTTCAACAACATCTTCAGTTTTACAATCTGGGCAAACTTTACGCACTAAACGCTGAGCTACTACCGCACGAACGGCGCTTGCCACTAAGTAACCAGGAGCGCCCATATCCATCATTCTTAGCGCGCTATCCACTGCATCATTAGTATGTAAAGTACTTAACACCAAGTGCCCCGTTAACGCAGCACGCAAACCAATCTCCACTGTTTCTTGATCACGCATCTCACCAACAAGAATGATATCAGGATCTTGACGGAGAAAGGTTCGTAGAATCGTTGAGAAATCGAGATCGATTTTAGAATTTACCTGAACTTGGTTCACGCGCGGTAGACGATATTCGACAGGGTCTTCTGCGGTAATGATCTTCTTGCCGGGTTCGTTGAGTTCACTTAACGCCCCATATAACGTGGTGGTTTTACCAGAACCTGTTGGTCCAGTAACTAATATCATACCATGTGGTCGACGAAGTTGACGCCGCAGACGTACTAGTAAATGGTCTGGTATCCCTGAGTATTCGAGCTTTCTCACTCCTGTCGATTGATTGAGAAGACGCATTACCACAGATTCACCATGCTGAACTGGCATCGTCGACATACGTATATCAACCGACTGACCTTTGGCCCTAATGTTAAAACGGCCATCTTGCGGTAAACGCTTTTCAGATATATCCAGATTCGCCATCAACTTCAGACGCAGCACCAAAGCGGGAGCAACATTAACCTCGTTGAGCAAGGTCTCATGCAGCACACCATCAATACGCTGGCGCAAACGCAATACATTCGCGTCCGGCTCAATATGAATATCTGAAGCGCCAACCTGAATGGCATCTTCAAACAAGGAATTGATCAGTTTCACAACCGTGACTTCGTCACTGTCTTCATCCTCAATGCTGAAATCAAACGTTTCATTCACTTGATGCTCAGCTTGAAGTTGCTCAGCA
This window of the Vibrio neptunius genome carries:
- a CDS encoding MSHA biogenesis protein MshQ; protein product: MKMMRNIVFFVIGLMIPFYAYAVPQCTDIFTDPPSGNHSGNGLVPPSDVINNKLGNLDCFRFGGSNLCWQGFTLRTSDFTPGDYSYNSGRFQNSVELSTNGSTTRLYFDSLQLTNAELNLDGDPEDLFIYVAGSLQLAGQNKINGILYVAGSVQVAGNAQISGALAAGGALVTTGNSTVTVEPDAIESANLIGMCDTSSVPLECFSDDFNSGSLSNLWVTSTSSGSFMPGVISSRLRFTQAVQDQATSSTYQRLFPAKDNLVEIEFDHFAYNGSGADGIGVVLSDALVTPRAGAFGGPLGYGFKPNEPGFAGGWLGVGIDEYGNFSNEGGQGSEPGRRRQSVAMRGSGVGETGYRYLAGACNNGQTNQNGDCLSPTVDNNNSGAVHRYKIVVDSRITNESQVEISRKIGSGSWQSIVGPINVLDSQYNQAAVPDDFLLSITGSTGSVTNIHEIDNFQVCAFKSRPIEEQIDHFRITHTGQGITCNKSQVTIKACKNESCTELYTDPVSITLSPSVVPGGGGWEGGITQTITGGSETFFIRKHSPGSIKLDVVGSNPPARPFSTNLCQIGSGSWSDQNCNLVFSDSGFVIDMPDKYAAESVEVTLSAVKQGDSNTKCDVGFGGVTKSVALWNQYLDPGADLVGSPKVSVDVTGSDTDLGTSELVATNYNLAFDSNGQTKFNLNYDDAGHLQLNAKYVGTGDELGLELRGAENFVSFPKYLTITAENSSGGSGVCSSADTSCSVFAKAGESFNLKVTAYNQDNQVTPNYKHSNITISHSLVQPSTGTAGSISTTSYSHTPILNGTNSVTQSVSEVGVFRFTVTPPSSFYGSTAKSITAGTTGNIGRFIPAYFELPTTSTDILNTPVLQGACSQSPKFSYIGQSFGYSTSPELTLNPKAVDGSPVGNYVIGEWWRYSNNWGSRNYLSDNSLTMALDTAASPSVTRTPATGSTMVLENEMIYYTKATTPINPFTASFQLVLTASDVTDSDGVCLKPNDSGNCQGINFDDVDGTMALRWGRLVINDTYGSEIATVRQRLELQHYQSDRFDTNTDDSCTSFGGSVTLYLHRGTTRL
- a CDS encoding MSHA biogenesis protein MshP encodes the protein MMHLSTTRRSQNGSGLLLVIFIIVVVVGFVAAIANRNQERSSDQLIASVIGTRAEMAARSAAQIEISRFYQTVTDGSCQVGAAQTIRFSGAGLSQCSASVTCTSLGTLDNNVEVFQLVSTGLCQVGGWQLQRVIEVGVRQ
- a CDS encoding prepilin-type N-terminal cleavage/methylation domain-containing protein; translation: MRGFTLIEMVISITLLGIVGLFVGEVVRQSLVLYSDSSNREALIQQGRFATERLRREIREAIPNSVVVANNCIEILPITNSAIYMDLPTVAATSASIRVLPVVKSISAGERVVVYPTDAAELRQNISGVGQIAQVSTDVDFSASGAMTSMVNVNLTVSAGFTTLSPADRLYFYRDPVAFCLVGTELLRYSNYALDRATLDPALLGQGVRIAGNLAAVNFVVASPQLQRNGLVKMELTFSDNGEQIRFDHDALIYNTP
- a CDS encoding type II secretion system GspH family protein, whose product is MNAKPCRGFTLIELIIVIVLLAVVSVYAASRYVGKSSFDAQLMEEAVLSSLRLTQLRAMNRSSLCGRWIVNGNQAIDMAASIVSGACTTTFPTDTSDSSFVDANEDGVSLTISSGNFIDFDSLGRPSQCSSASCTITIQGQSGTRRFICINSEGGIFANPTSC
- a CDS encoding type II secretion system GspH family protein gives rise to the protein MKKQGGFTLIELVVVIVILGILAVTAAPRFLNLQGDAREASLQGLKGAIDGAAGIVYGKAVIDGRETASAAAGTAVEGVLTIYGYPLATTGGIGAAVVGLDSDWSVVTSVANTSITYGFSGSTDATCAVTYTQATGTAVASAASTTVATGGCN
- a CDS encoding prepilin-type N-terminal cleavage/methylation domain-containing protein, with amino-acid sequence MHNRQFGFSLVELVVVIVVVGLLAVAALPRFLDVTDEAKKASVEGVAGGFATGVLSARAQWEAEARPSLTISSESYNRVDYDGVDFWLTRSKNSSNADTGFRDGYPYGLNTDNVSFPTSLTDQMCIDLMESLLQNPPKVDTVTNSNTNSNVKYSAQADDSNDTCTYIQKEGSSGHQFVYEIKTGRVTVTLQ
- a CDS encoding MSHA biogenesis protein MshF, whose product is MAGGIQRSRLVVWLSTIIILLLSFVLVLEKLEQDVDDAAFLLASKRIIERASYYKQQWMLKGQRERLIVENQSLVFSETGWVLPKISEKNKQCMSWLSLLYPKLSILDSIPLKVVNRSELNNYQCDYIYTQGKSIHIQLVDNTFTVSVGFSST
- a CDS encoding type II secretion system F family protein, with the protein product MPVFSYQGRNIDGTAATGQVEAPNEEAAAESLINKGVIPTAITLGRSGGSAFSADFGALFKPSVPLEVLVIFCRQLYSLTKAGVPLLRSMKGLTQNSANKQLKQALEEVTQELTNGRSLSASMQMHSKVFSPLFVSMINVGENTGRLDQALMQLANYYEQEVETRKRIKTAMRYPTFVISFILVALFVLNVKVIPQFTSMFARFGVDLPLPTRILIATSDFFVNYWAFMLAGIVSLIFAFKAWVRTATGEEKWDKFRLRMPIIGDLVNRAQLSRFSRTFALMLKAGVPLNQSLALSAEALENKYLENRLLEMKSSIEAGGTISTTASNSQVFTPLVLQMLSVGEETGRIDELLLEAADFYDREVDYDLKTLTARIEPILLVVVAGMVLILALGIFLPMWGMLDAIQG